One Thalassophryne amazonica chromosome 10, fThaAma1.1, whole genome shotgun sequence genomic region harbors:
- the lrrc8c gene encoding volume-regulated anion channel subunit LRRC8C isoform X2, giving the protein MPSADQAMPSENKSEAETESVPHVQYHISAVPREMSGLKTDLDLQQYSFINQMCYEKALHWYAKYFPYLVLIHTLIFMVCSNFWFKFPGSSSKIEHFISILGKCFDSPWTTRALSEVSGENPEEKDHKKSATARSSIAVSPGEGSLVKTPSLRSIPEKIVVDKPTASALDKKEGEQAKALFEKVKKFRLHVEEGDILYIMYVRQTVFKVLKFLLIIAYNSMLVIKVQNRVRCHVEIQDMTGYTHFECNHTMAHLFSKLSYCYLCLVAVYGLTSLYTSYWLFYRSLKEYSFEYVRQETGISDIPDVKNDFAFMLHMIDQYDPLYSKRFAVFLSEVSENKLKQLNLNHEWTAEKLRQRLQISANNRLELQLFMLSGLPDTIFELTELQSLKLEIINNVTIPASVSQLQDLQELSLYQCSLKLHTTATSFLKENLKVLRVKFDDSRELPNWTYGLRNLEELYLTGTLSPDASKNIVLESLRELKCLKTLSLKSNLTKIPQSVVDVSSHLQRLYIYNDGTKLVMLNNLKKMTNLTELELVRCDLERIPHAIFSLANLQELDLKENNLQSIEEIISFQHLRKLTCLKLWHNSIMYIPEHIKKLGSLEHLYLSHNKIEILPSHLFLCNKLRYLDLSNNDIRFIPPEVGVLQSLQYFSVTSNKIENLPDELFFCKKLKTVKLGKNSLSVLSPKISYLVQLTYLELRGNHFEVLPPELGCCRALKRCGLIVEDTLFETLPSDIRDQMKAE; this is encoded by the coding sequence ATGCCATCAGCAGACCAAGCCATGCCTTCAGAGAACAAAAGTGAAGCAGAAACAGAGTCTGTGCCCCACGTGCAGTACCATATCTCAGCTGTACCCAGAGAAATGTCAGGCCTGAAAACTGATCTGGATCTGCAACAGTACAGTTTCATTAATCAGATGTGTTATGAGAAAGCACTGCATTGGTATGCAAAGTATTTTCCTTATTTGGTTCTTATACACACTCTTATTTTCATGGTGTGTAGCAATTTCTGGTTCAAATTTCCCGGCTCTAGCTCTAAAATAGAGCATTTCATTTCCATTCTCGGCAAGTGCTTTGACTCTCCTTGGACCACGCGTGCATTGTCGGAGGTATCCGGAGAAAATCCCGAGGAAAAGGACCACAAAAAGAGTGCCACTGCGAGGTCCAGCATTGCTGTGTCTCCTGGAGAAGGCAGTTTGGTAAAGACCCCGTCTCTCCGCTCTATCCCGGAGAAGATAGTAGTTGATAAACCAACAGCAAGTGCTCTCGATAAAAAGGAGGGTGAACAGGCTAAAGCACTTTTTGAGAAGGTGAAGAAGTTCCGTCTACATGTTGAGGAGGGGGATATTCTTTACATTATGTATGTTCGCCAGACAGTCTTCAAAGTGCTTAAATTTCTCCTGATTATTGCGTACAACAGCATGCTTGTAATCAAAGTGCAGAACAGAGTGCGTTGTCATGTTGAGATCCAGGACATGACAGGATATACACACTTTGAGTGTAATCACACTATGGCACATTTGTTCTCCAAGCTGTCTTACTGTTACCTGTGTTTAGTGGCTGTTTATGGGTTGACGAGCCTTTACACCTCTTACTGGCTGTTTTACCGCTCACTAAAAGAATACTCGTTTGAGTATGTGCGGCAAGAAACAGGCATCAGTGACATCCCAGATGTCAAGAATGACTTTGCTTTCATGCTGCACATGATTGATCAGTATGATCCACTCTATTCTAAAAGATTTGCAGTTTTTCTCTCAGAGGTCAGCGAGAACAAACTGAAACAGCTCAATCTGAACCACGAGTGGACGGCAGAGAAGTTACGCCAGAGACTTCAGATCAGTGCCAACAACAGGCTTGAACTTCAGCTCTTCATGCTGTCCGGGCTGCCTGACACCATCTTTGAACTGACAGAACTCCAGTCGCTCAAACTGGAGATCATCAACAACGTCACCATCCCTGCCTCAGTGTCTCAGCTGCAAGACCTTCAGGAGCTGTCGCTTTACCAATGCTCTTTGAAGTTACACACAACAGCTACCTCCTTCCTTAAAGAGAACCTGAAAGTACTTCGTGTCAAGTTTGATGACAGCAGGGAACTCCCCAATTGGACGTATGGCCTTCGGAACTTGGAGGAGCTTTATCTCACCGGGACATTAAGCCCTGATGCATCCAAGAACATAGTCCTGGAATCATTACGGGAGTTGAAGTGCTTGAAAACTCTCTCCCTTAAGAGTAATCTGACAAAAATACCCCAGTCTGTTGTGGATGTTTCCAGCCATCTGCAGCGCCTGTACATCTACAATGATGGAACTAAACTTGTAATGCTCAACAACCTGAAAAAGATGACCAATCTGACGGAGCTGGAACTGGTTCGCTGTGATCTTGAACGCATTCCACATGCAATCTTCAGCCTTGCAAACCTGCAGGAGCTTGACCTGAAGGAGAATAACCTTCAATCAATAGAGGAGATCATCAGCTTCCAGCATCTCCGAAAGCTCACTTGCCTGAAACTTTGGCATAACAGCATCATGTATATTCCAGAACATATCAAAAAGCTTGGCAGCCTAGAACATCTGTACTTAAGCCACAACAAGATTGAAATCTTGCCCTCACACCTGTTCTTATGCAACAAGCTACGCTACCTGGACCTTTCCAACAATGACATCCGATTCATCCCTCCAGAAGTCGGAGTACTTCAGAGTCTACAGTATTTCTCTGTCACTTCCAACAAAATTGAAAATCTACCAGATGAGCTCTTCTTCTGCAAAAAGCTCAAAACTGTAAAACTTGGGAAGAACTCACTGTCTGTTCTCTCACCAAAAATTTCATACCTTGTCCAGCTGACATATTTGGAGCTCAGAGGCAATCACTTTGAGGTCCTGCCACCAGAACTTGGATGTTGTCGGGCTTTGAAACGCTGCGGTCTGATAGTGGAAGACACACTGTTTGAAACACTGCCTTCAGACATCAGGGACCAGATGAAGGCTGAGTGA
- the lrrc8c gene encoding volume-regulated anion channel subunit LRRC8C isoform X1 has translation MIPVTEFRQFSEQQPAFRVLKPWWDVFTDYLSVVMLMIGVFGCTLQVVQDKIICLPHRMPSADQAMPSENKSEAETESVPHVQYHISAVPREMSGLKTDLDLQQYSFINQMCYEKALHWYAKYFPYLVLIHTLIFMVCSNFWFKFPGSSSKIEHFISILGKCFDSPWTTRALSEVSGENPEEKDHKKSATARSSIAVSPGEGSLVKTPSLRSIPEKIVVDKPTASALDKKEGEQAKALFEKVKKFRLHVEEGDILYIMYVRQTVFKVLKFLLIIAYNSMLVIKVQNRVRCHVEIQDMTGYTHFECNHTMAHLFSKLSYCYLCLVAVYGLTSLYTSYWLFYRSLKEYSFEYVRQETGISDIPDVKNDFAFMLHMIDQYDPLYSKRFAVFLSEVSENKLKQLNLNHEWTAEKLRQRLQISANNRLELQLFMLSGLPDTIFELTELQSLKLEIINNVTIPASVSQLQDLQELSLYQCSLKLHTTATSFLKENLKVLRVKFDDSRELPNWTYGLRNLEELYLTGTLSPDASKNIVLESLRELKCLKTLSLKSNLTKIPQSVVDVSSHLQRLYIYNDGTKLVMLNNLKKMTNLTELELVRCDLERIPHAIFSLANLQELDLKENNLQSIEEIISFQHLRKLTCLKLWHNSIMYIPEHIKKLGSLEHLYLSHNKIEILPSHLFLCNKLRYLDLSNNDIRFIPPEVGVLQSLQYFSVTSNKIENLPDELFFCKKLKTVKLGKNSLSVLSPKISYLVQLTYLELRGNHFEVLPPELGCCRALKRCGLIVEDTLFETLPSDIRDQMKAE, from the coding sequence GTAGTTCAAGACAAAATCATTTGCCTTCCTCACAGAATGCCATCAGCAGACCAAGCCATGCCTTCAGAGAACAAAAGTGAAGCAGAAACAGAGTCTGTGCCCCACGTGCAGTACCATATCTCAGCTGTACCCAGAGAAATGTCAGGCCTGAAAACTGATCTGGATCTGCAACAGTACAGTTTCATTAATCAGATGTGTTATGAGAAAGCACTGCATTGGTATGCAAAGTATTTTCCTTATTTGGTTCTTATACACACTCTTATTTTCATGGTGTGTAGCAATTTCTGGTTCAAATTTCCCGGCTCTAGCTCTAAAATAGAGCATTTCATTTCCATTCTCGGCAAGTGCTTTGACTCTCCTTGGACCACGCGTGCATTGTCGGAGGTATCCGGAGAAAATCCCGAGGAAAAGGACCACAAAAAGAGTGCCACTGCGAGGTCCAGCATTGCTGTGTCTCCTGGAGAAGGCAGTTTGGTAAAGACCCCGTCTCTCCGCTCTATCCCGGAGAAGATAGTAGTTGATAAACCAACAGCAAGTGCTCTCGATAAAAAGGAGGGTGAACAGGCTAAAGCACTTTTTGAGAAGGTGAAGAAGTTCCGTCTACATGTTGAGGAGGGGGATATTCTTTACATTATGTATGTTCGCCAGACAGTCTTCAAAGTGCTTAAATTTCTCCTGATTATTGCGTACAACAGCATGCTTGTAATCAAAGTGCAGAACAGAGTGCGTTGTCATGTTGAGATCCAGGACATGACAGGATATACACACTTTGAGTGTAATCACACTATGGCACATTTGTTCTCCAAGCTGTCTTACTGTTACCTGTGTTTAGTGGCTGTTTATGGGTTGACGAGCCTTTACACCTCTTACTGGCTGTTTTACCGCTCACTAAAAGAATACTCGTTTGAGTATGTGCGGCAAGAAACAGGCATCAGTGACATCCCAGATGTCAAGAATGACTTTGCTTTCATGCTGCACATGATTGATCAGTATGATCCACTCTATTCTAAAAGATTTGCAGTTTTTCTCTCAGAGGTCAGCGAGAACAAACTGAAACAGCTCAATCTGAACCACGAGTGGACGGCAGAGAAGTTACGCCAGAGACTTCAGATCAGTGCCAACAACAGGCTTGAACTTCAGCTCTTCATGCTGTCCGGGCTGCCTGACACCATCTTTGAACTGACAGAACTCCAGTCGCTCAAACTGGAGATCATCAACAACGTCACCATCCCTGCCTCAGTGTCTCAGCTGCAAGACCTTCAGGAGCTGTCGCTTTACCAATGCTCTTTGAAGTTACACACAACAGCTACCTCCTTCCTTAAAGAGAACCTGAAAGTACTTCGTGTCAAGTTTGATGACAGCAGGGAACTCCCCAATTGGACGTATGGCCTTCGGAACTTGGAGGAGCTTTATCTCACCGGGACATTAAGCCCTGATGCATCCAAGAACATAGTCCTGGAATCATTACGGGAGTTGAAGTGCTTGAAAACTCTCTCCCTTAAGAGTAATCTGACAAAAATACCCCAGTCTGTTGTGGATGTTTCCAGCCATCTGCAGCGCCTGTACATCTACAATGATGGAACTAAACTTGTAATGCTCAACAACCTGAAAAAGATGACCAATCTGACGGAGCTGGAACTGGTTCGCTGTGATCTTGAACGCATTCCACATGCAATCTTCAGCCTTGCAAACCTGCAGGAGCTTGACCTGAAGGAGAATAACCTTCAATCAATAGAGGAGATCATCAGCTTCCAGCATCTCCGAAAGCTCACTTGCCTGAAACTTTGGCATAACAGCATCATGTATATTCCAGAACATATCAAAAAGCTTGGCAGCCTAGAACATCTGTACTTAAGCCACAACAAGATTGAAATCTTGCCCTCACACCTGTTCTTATGCAACAAGCTACGCTACCTGGACCTTTCCAACAATGACATCCGATTCATCCCTCCAGAAGTCGGAGTACTTCAGAGTCTACAGTATTTCTCTGTCACTTCCAACAAAATTGAAAATCTACCAGATGAGCTCTTCTTCTGCAAAAAGCTCAAAACTGTAAAACTTGGGAAGAACTCACTGTCTGTTCTCTCACCAAAAATTTCATACCTTGTCCAGCTGACATATTTGGAGCTCAGAGGCAATCACTTTGAGGTCCTGCCACCAGAACTTGGATGTTGTCGGGCTTTGAAACGCTGCGGTCTGATAGTGGAAGACACACTGTTTGAAACACTGCCTTCAGACATCAGGGACCAGATGAAGGCTGAGTGA